A portion of the Daphnia magna isolate NIES linkage group LG4, ASM2063170v1.1, whole genome shotgun sequence genome contains these proteins:
- the LOC116921509 gene encoding nurim homolog, which translates to MTTQTLSPILFCTFILALSGHTMWKFMWFVSGIPSSIENDQKESDPGLLFPIWLNASLVTLFAVQHSYLKTSEIGNFLSRHRVTSSLSRSIYVILTSVTIQIMVTLWTPITSCCLWRLNINSSFLWWTFSAIHFSAWACIYGGCVILDLPELVGIRQIYYFCLNISEASDIKSAELQRLYSHKRHPSFLGFLVLLWVTPLMSLDRALLAISFTLYMATAWEPTADDRRYHQRQLERKQHEISYSNRRKQMSSEFRYYRG; encoded by the exons ATGACAACTCAAACCCTTTCACCGATCTTATTTTGCACGTTCATTCTGGCGCTGAGTGGGCATACAATGTGGAAGTTTATGTGGTTCGTGTCCGGCATTCCATCGTCAATCGAGAATGATCAAAAGGAGTCTGACCCAGGTCTTCTCTTTCCTATTTGGCTAAATGCAAGTCTCGTAACGCTCTTCGCTGTTCAGCATAGTTATTTAAAAACTAGTGAAATAGGAAATTTCTTGAGTCGTCACCGTGTCACATCATCTTTGTCACGTAGTATTTATGTTATCCTCACATCTGTGACTATCCAG ATCATGGTCACATTATGGACACCAATCACTTCATGCTGTCTGTGGAGGCTGAACATCAACAGTTCATTTCTCTGGTGGACCTTCtctgcaattcatttttcagcATGGGCTTGCATATATGGAGGCTGTGTGATTCTTGATCTTCCAGAACTTGTTGGCATCAGACAA ATCTACTATTTCTGCCTTAACATTTCTGAGGCATCAGATATTAAATCTGCTGAACTACAAAGACTTTACTCACACAAACGCCACCCTAGTTTTCTGGGTTTCCTTGTTTTGCTTTGGGTGACTCCTCTCATGAG TTTGGACAGAGCCCTTCTTGCTATTTCGTTCACTTTGTACATGGCCACAGCATGGGAGCCAACTGCAGATGACAGGCGTTACCACCAAAGACAACTTGAACGCAAACAACATGAAATATCATACAGcaacagaagaaaacaaatgagtTCAGAATTCAGATACTACAGAGGCTGA
- the LOC116921483 gene encoding transcription initiation factor TFIID subunit 1 gives MPSSDEENENHSSDDDGDLSNSPDNNDDDSQSSQENGGNRRPSGLNLTGFLFGNIDKEGKLEADILDDESKRQLATLGRFGFMSMLETVIREGDSGSKDHSADSDDDGAKSPTAEDYSDINELAEDEGGPYLDDSILMPPPPTPTSKSLSASEAKKRLETPLAAMLPSKYANIDVRELFPDFRPDKVLCFSRLFGPGKPSSLPQIWRGVKKKRKKKKLDEDFDEEQVEPAEIVFKFGPTPTPDKCRPDDEERFLKPLEDPNALSNIKNSDDDKGPSVADWRFGPAQLWYDILGVPETGEEFDYGFKVKRKDPNSADEDGQELPSFKFPDEAFHMITQLNWEDDVVWNGDDIKHKVMQKLNAKGGLASGWLPTATNRLATQKAAPAATPATGKAATPGAKGGAKSANNKPGGAAAAAAAAAAAAAAAAAVEEAADDVWHSIFPVENDELVFGQWEDDIIWDSENMTEMPKPKILTLDTNDENVILTIPDDIDPATKQAYVQQPVKVKIPHPHVRKSKLLLGKAGVINVLEDDSPPPPSENNDKDPYNISNDEFYAAKATEAAIKVSTGGNIIQHSTPVVELQAPFIPTHLSIMKLRSFHRPPLKRYSHGPLATPGPHPVHPLLRHIRKMAKQRELERMAAGGGDIFFMRTPEDLSGKDGDLILLEYCEEHPPLISQVGMSSRLKNYYKRKAVKDTGPPQYKYGETAYAHTSPFLGTLHPGQSIQAIENNMYRAPIYEHQLAPTDFLVIRTRTTYHIREVDAFYTVGQECPLYEVPGPNSKRANNFTRDFLQVFIYRLFWKSPDTPRRIRMDDIKRAFPAHSESSIRKRLKLCADFKRTGVDSNWWVLRPDFRLPSEEELRALVSPEQCCAYFSMIAAEQRLKDAGYGEKFLFAPEQDDDEDQQLKMDDEVKVAPWNTTRAYVQAMKNKCLLQLTGPADPTGCGEGFSYVRVPNKPTINKEELESQPKRIVTGTDADLRRLSLNNAKAILRKHGVPEEEIKKLSRWEVIDVVRTLSTEKAKAGEEGMDKFSRGNRFSIAEHQERYKEECQRIFDLQNRVLASGEVLSTDEGESEEEEDISDIEEMGKNIENMLANKKTSSQLSREREEHERRELQKMILGEGSGGMKKDKSRVGLDDEDSSSQPPLAGAGQAGRVLKIFRTFKNAEGKEYTRVELVRKPAIIDTYVRIRTTKDDAFIKQFATPDEHQKEEMKREKRRIQEQLRRLKRNQEKEKLGIVNNRRRKVKMKPDLKMKCGACGQVGHMRTNKACPLYQNTTPLPPMVVAMTEDQEEEIEKQIFSEDEELVNVDGTKVKLSGKLVKHAEEIKRRSLVLKVPKEAMSGRKRRRAGTVTHCDYLSRHTTKTANRRRTDPVVTLSTMLEEILNEMRELPDVQPFLFPVSSKTVPDYYRIVTRPMDLQTIREALRQKRYQSREDFLSDVNLIFENSTLYNGEKSILTTAAKRMLDLCIERLSQKEERFMRLEKAINPLLDDDDQVAFSYVLDNIINGKLKPLPEAWPFLKPVNKKFVKDYYSIVKNPMDLETVAKKVKAHKYHNREEFLYDVDLILENSIAYNGEESQFTEKARALGRICRETLEEYDEHLTQLESNIRIAQKKAMEQAENDFLDVGEEGYEDEYMMDSMDMVDLPDRPGEDEWDPDVETPVRAPKKSRKSSSINFAQPGPSTAVKPKGKRGRPAKNKGSPGGKNNSPRVSLSSPRGSKRKASDVLDDLQFSASEKEEEEDEEDDDEELEEVAMDVDVDANYDPEAEFFSCGPSKDEDIRDDLQVSESEEEGEIRDDQPAVNNKGRSRHHSNRPSSSRDEDDDGGLWF, from the exons ATGCCCAGTAGTgacgaagaaaacgaaaatcatAGCAGTGATGATGATGGGGACTTGAGCAATAGTCCAGATAATAATGATGATGATTCGCAGTCATCTCAGGAAAACGGCGGGAATAGAAGACCATCAGGATTGAACCTTACCGGCTTCCTATTTGGTAACATCGACAAGGAGGGTAAACTCGAAGCAGATATCCTTGATGATGAATCTAAACGTCAGCTGGCCACTCTTGGACGATTTGGCTTCATGTCAATGCTTGAAACTGTCATCAGAGAAGGTGATTCTGGGAGCAAAGATCATAGTGCTGATTCTGATGATGATGGAGCTAAATCCCCTACTGCTGAAGATTATTCTGATATCAATGAGTTGGCAGAAGATGAGGGAGGGCCTTACCTGGATGATTCAATTCTCATGCCACCACCTCCTACACCAACTTCCAAAAGCCTGTCGGCTagtgaagcaaaaaaaaggcTTGAAACACCGTTGGCAGCCATGCTCCCTTCCAAATATGCAAATATTGATGTGAGAGAGCTATTCCCAGATTTCCGGCCTGACAAAGTCCTGTGCTTTTCCAGACTCTTTGGGCCTGGTAAACCAAGCAGCCTCCCTCAGATTTGGAGAGGAGttaagaaaaagagaaaaaagaaaaagttagaTGAAGATTTTGATGAAGAACAAGTTGAACCTGCTgaaattgttttcaaatttggtcCAACCCCTACTCCAGATAAATGCAGACCAGATGATGAAGAACGTTTTCTAAAACCTCTGGAAGATCCTAATGCTCTTAGTAACATTAAAAACTCTGATGATGACAAGGGCCCAAGTGTTGCAGATTGGAGGTTTGGTCCAGCTCAGCTTTGGTACGACATTCTTGGAGTTCCCGAAacag GCGAAGAGTTTGACTATGGTTTTAAAGTAAAGCGGAAAGATCCCAATAGCGCCGATGAAGATGGCCAGGAGCTGCCTAGTTTTAAATTCCCAGATGAAGCCTTCCATATGATTACACAGTTAAATTGGGAAGACGATGTAGTCTGGAACGGTGACGATATTAAGCACAAAGTGATGCAGAAATTGAATGCAAAGGGTGGTTTGGCCTCTGGATGGTTACCTACGGCTACAAATCGTCTGGCAACACAGAAAGCTGCCCCTGCTGCAACCCCCGCAACTGGTAAGGCTGCAACTCCCGGAGCAAAAGGTGGTGCAAAATCAGCCAATAATAAACCCGGAGGAgcggcggcagcagcagctgctgctgctgcggcCGCCGCGGCTGCTGCAGCCGTTGAAGAGGCAGCCGACGACGTTTGGCACTCAATTTTCCCAGTCGAGAACGATGAGTTGGTGTTTGGCCAATGGGAAGATGATATCATATGGGACAGTGAAAACATGACAGAGATGCCGAAACCCAAGATTTTAACGCTCGACACGAATGATGAAAATGTCATCTTAACGATTCCTGACGATATCGATCCTGCCACCAAACAGGCCTACGTGCAACAGCCTGTCAAAGTTAAAATTCCCCATCCTCATGTTCGAAAATCCAAATTACTGCTGGGAAAAGCTGGCGTCATTAATGTATTGGAAGATGATTCGCCACCCCCTCCTTCTGAGAATAATGATAAAGATCCGTACAACATCTCAAACGACGAATTTTATGCAGCGAAAGCAACTGAGGCAGCTATTAAAG TCAGTACCGGTGGAAATATCATTCAACATTCGACTCCCGTGGTTGAACTTCAAGCTCCTTTTATTCCTACCCACTTGTCTATAATGAAACTGCGAAGTTTCCATCGTCCGCCGCTTAAGCGCTATTCCCACGGACCATTGGCAACTCCTGGTCCTCATCCAGTTCATCCGCTTCTGCGGCACATAAGAAAAATGGCTAAACAACGGGAGCTCGAGCGAATGGCTGCTGGCGGTGGTGACATATTTTTCATGCGGACACCTGAGGACCTCAGTGGTAAAGACGGTGATCTCATTCTGCTCGAATACTGTGAGGAACATCCGCCTTTGATCAGTCAAGTGGGCATGTCGTCCAGGCTAAAAAACTACTACAAACGAAA AGCGGTCAAAGACACTGGACCTCCACAGTACAAATACGGTGAAACAGCGTATGCTCACACGTCACCGTTTTTGGGTACACTCCACCCGGGCCAGTCCATCCAAGCCATTGAGAACAATATGTATCGTGCGCCAATTTACGAGCATCAGCTGGCTCCAACAGATTTTCTGGTTATCCGGACGCGGACAACGTACCACATCCGCGAAGTCGATGCTTTCTATACTGTCGGCCAGGAATGCCCGCTGTACGAAGTGCCTGGTCCAAACTCTAAACGAGCAAATAACTTCACCCGTGACTTCCTTCAG GTATTCATTTATCGACTCTTTTGGAAAAGTCCTGACACTCCACGTCGTATTCGAATGGACGACATTAAAAGGGCTTTTCCAGCCCATTCGGAAAGCAGCATTCGCAAACGACTGAAACTTTGTGCAGACTTCAAACGTACTGGAGTTGATTCCAATTG GTGGGTACTGCGACCGGATTTCCGGTTACCTTCTGAAGAAGAACTGCGGGCATTGGTATCGCCGGAGCAATGTTGCGCATATTTCAGCATGATTGCTGCCGAACAGCGGTTAAAAGACGCTGGATACGGCGAAAAATTCCTCTTTGCTCCGGAACAGGATGACGATGAAGACCAGCAACTAAAAATGGACGATGAAGTCAAGGTTGCCCCTTGGAACACGACTCGCGCTTACGTCCAGGctatgaaaaacaaatgctTACTGCAATTAACGGGTCCCGCGGATCCTACCGGTTGCGGTGAAGGTTTCTCCTACGTTCGTGTACCAAACAAACCGACAATTAACAAAGAAGAGTTGGAATCCCAACCTAAACGTATTGTGACGGGTACTGACGCAGATTTACGTCGATTGTCTCTGAATAACGCCAAAGCGATCTTACGAAAGCACGGTGTTCCCGAAGAGGAAATTAAGAAGCTTTCTCGTTGGGAAGTTATCGATGTTGTTCGAACGCTGTCGACAGAAAAGGCCAAAGCCGGCGAGGAAGGAATGGACAAGTTCTCGCGTGGTAATCGTTTTTCTATAGCCGAACATCAGGAGCGATACAAGGAAGAATGTCAGCGCATCTTTGATCTTCAAAATCGCGTCTTGGCTTCGGGCGAAGTATTGTCAACTGACGAAGGTGAAagcgaagaggaagaagacaTTTCTGATATCGAAGAAATGGgtaaaaacattgaaaacatGCTGGCTAATAAAAAGACTTCTAGTCAATTAAGTCGCGAACGCGAAGAACATGAACGTCGCGAATTGCAAAAGATGATCCTTGGCGAAGGCTCGGGAGGAATGAAGAAGGACAAGAGTCGCGTGGGACTCGATGATGAAGACAGCTCGTCGCAGCCCCCACTGGCTGGAGCCGGCCAGGCTGGCCGAGTGCTCAAAATTTTCCGAACATTTAAAAATGCCGAGGGTAAAGAATATACCCGAGTGGAATTGGTTCGCAAACCGGCCATCATCGACACCTACGTCCGTATTCGAACAACGAAAGATGATGCATTTATTAAACAATTTGCCACACCCGATGAGCAccagaaagaagaaatgaaacgtGAGAAACGTCGAATCCAGGAGCAACTCAGACGGTTGAAACGTAATCAGGAGAAGGAGAAATTGGGTATTGTGAACAATCGTCGTCGCAAGGTCAAAATGAAGCCTGATCTTAAAATGAAATGTGGTGCTTGTGGCCAG GTGGGTCATATGAGAACCAATAAAGCTTGCCCACTTTATCAGAATACCACTCCACTACCGCCAATGGTTGTTGCCATGACGgaagaccaagaagaagaaattgagaAACAAATCTTTAGCGAAGATGAGGAACTCGTCAACGTTGACGGCACTAAAGTGAAACTGTCGGGCAAGCTGGTCAAGCACGCAGAAGAGATTAAACGACGTTCTCTAGTGCTTAAAG TACCCAAGGAAGCCATGTCAGGTCGGAAAAGAAGACGGGCTGGAACAGTTACGCATTGCGATTACCTGAGTCGACATACAACTAAAACTGCTAATCGAAGACGAACTGATCCAGTAGTAACGCTTTCCACCATGTTAGAAGAAATTCTAAATGAAATGCGTGAACTACCCGACGTCCAGCCATTCCTTTTCCCGGTGAGCAGCAAGACGGTACCGGACTATTACCGGATAGTAACTCGACCAATGGACCTTCAAACTATTCGGGAAGCCTTGCGCCAAAAGCGTTACCAGAGTCGCGAAGACTTTTTGTCTGACGTCAATCTCATTTTTGAGAATTCGACCTTGTACAATGGCGAGAAGAGTATCTTGACAACAGCAGCCAAGCGAATGTTGGACCTTTGCATCGAACGTCTCTCCCAAAAGGAGGAAAGGTTCATGAGACTCGAAAAGGCTATTAATCCATTACTGGACGATGACGATCAGGTGGCCTTTTCTTACGTATTGGACAACATTATCAACGGAAAGTTAAAACCTTTGCCAGAAGCTTGGCCTTTCCTGAAACCTGTCAACAAAAAGTTCGTCAAAGATTACTACAGCATCGTCAAAAATCCAATGGATTTGGAAACGGTGGCCAAGAAAGTAAAAGCGCACAAGTACCACAATCGCGAAGAGTTCCTGTACGATGTCGACCTTATCTTGGAGAATAGTATTGCCTATAATGGAGAGGAATCTCAATTTACCGAGAAAGCCAGAGCTCTTGGACGCATTTGTCGTGAAACTCTTGAAGAG TACGACGAACATTTAACTCAGCTTGAGAGTAACATCCGCATTGCGCAGAAAAAAGCCATGGAACAAGCTGAAAACGATTTCCTCGATGTGGGCGAAGAAGGTTACGAAGATGAGTACATGATGGATTCCATGGACATGGTTGATCTACCAGATCGTCCAGGTGAAGACGAATGGGATCCAGATGTTGAAACACCCGTTCGTGCTCCCAAAAAGAGCCGAAAGTCTTCATCTATTAATTTTGCCCAACCTGGGCCTTCAACTGCTGTCAAACCCAAGGGCAAACGCGGGCGTCCAGCGAAGAATAAAGG GTCACCGGGTGGGAAGAACAATTCTCCGCGGGTCAGTCTCTCTTCACCCCGCGGATCCAAACGGAAAGCGAGTGACGTTTTGGACGATCTTCAGTTTTCTGCTAGTgagaaagaagaggaagaagacgaggaagatGACGATGAAGAGTTAGAAGAAGTGGCTATGGATGTGGATGTCGATGCCAATTATGATCCAGAAGCGGAATTCTTTTCTTGTGGTCCTAGTAAAGACGAGGATATCCGTGATGACTTGCAAGTCAGCGAGTCGGAGGAAGAAGGTGAAATTCGCGACGATCAACCTGCCGTCAATAATAAAGGACGAAGTCGGCACCATTCGAACCGACCTTCGTCTTCCCGTGATGAGGATGATGATGGAGGTTTGTGGTTCTAA
- the LOC116921499 gene encoding DNA-binding protein D-ETS-4, with protein sequence MLVYPHSPIDSMAQLVPCSAAFPQPLMQQPNSAAIQASSTLADFNQQQQHNGGGQNFLEVPYAGGQTVPSSPTFSTWNYSPPSYWSDYNRSPPMVIKSEPLGCNNSQTDEIVAASSLEELLDDYTFDYYSDIKDLEENNNISSSKPITIKQEEQQPNQGHALLRQCLRPAADDYQQRCHLQFLNQIGSAIAALPPAQQQHQEMSIKTEKPANGAYWPNGNPNSAQGLASVLSLVMEQVNEEVRSTCEILGVSPNPSQWSVDDVRAWLLWTSRQCALGPIPLERFHMEGAVLVALTEEEFRSRAPQGGDTLYAKLDIWRSAWNQRSAAAAAASKAATVSTPQMVPTIQVDEPCADMSDLLACWINTTQDLQQPQQSSSNSMLSAGQHLLAVPSPASTSSQRGALSPYSDHTHSGSEDMASEMEEIEEEEDEERAGSSASCRTGQTAPTPSPNGSHIHLWQFLKELLSQPAVHGSAIRWLDRQRGVFKIEDSVRVAKLWGKRKNRPAMNYDKLSRSIRQYYRKGIMKKTERSQRLVYQFCQPYAL encoded by the exons ATGCTCGTTTATCCTCACAGCCCGATAGACTCG ATGGCTCAGTTGGTGCCTTGCAGCGCTGCCTTCCCGCAGCCTCTGATGCAGCAGCCGAATTCCGCCGCCATCCAGGCATCGTCGACGTTGGCGGATTttaatcaacaacaacaacacaacgGTGGTGGGCAAAACTTCCTGGAAGTGCCTTACGCTGGCGGACAGACTGTGCCTTCGTCGCCCACCTTCTCCACGTGGAACTATTCGCCACCGTCCTATTGGTCGGATTACAACCGATCGCCGCCAATGGTCATCAAAAGCGAACCACTTGGGTGCAATAACTCGCAAACAGACGAAATTGTAGCTGCATCATCGTTGGAAGAATTGCTGGACGATTACACGTTTGATTACTACAGCGACATAAAAGATTTGGAGGAAAATAACAATATCAGCAGTAGTAAGCCTATCACGATTAAGCAGGAAGAGCAGCAGCCGAACCAAGGTCACGCCCTGTTGCGCCAGTGCCTCCGCCCGGCCGCTGACGATTACCAGCAACGTTGCCATTTGCAATTCCTCAATCAGATCGGATCGGCCATCGCAGCTCTTCCTCCAGCTCAACAGCAGCATCAGGAGATGAGCATAAAAACGGAAAAGCCTGCCAATGGTGCCTATTGGCCAAACGGCAATCCTAACAGTGCTCAGGGATTGGCTTCAGTTCTCAGTCTGGTCATGGAACAGGTCAACGAGGAAGTACGATCCACCTGCGAGATCCTCGGTGTCTCTCCCA ATCCCAGCCAATGGTCAGTGGATGACGTCAGGGCTTGGCTGCTGTGGACGTCGAGACAGTGCGCATTGGGTCCAATTCCGCTGGAACGATTCCATATGGAAGGTGCAGTTTTGGTGGCTCTGACGGAGGAAGAATTTCGTTCCAGAGCGCCTCAAGGGGGTGATACTCTATACGCGAAATTAGACATTTGGCGTTCAGCGTGGAATCAGCGTTCTGCAGCAGCGGCTGCAGCATCTAAAGCTGCCACTGTTTCCACTCCGCAAATGGTACCGACCATTCAGGTAGACGAGCCTTGCGCAGATATGAGTGACCTGCTGGCGTGCTGGATCAACACCACGCAGGATCTTCAACAACCGCAACAATCTTCTTCCAACAGTATGCTGTCAGCTGGACAACACCTGCTGGCTGTCCCCAGTCCAGCATCAACCTCATCTCAACGTGGCGCTCTTTCTCCGTATTCGGATCACACACATTCCGGCTCGGAAGATATGGCCTCTGAAA TGGAAGAAatcgaagaagaggaagatgagGAACGGGCAGGGTCTTCGGCATCATGTAGGACGGGTCAAACGGCACCGACACCGTCTCCCAACGGGTCACACATTCACCTGTGgcagtttttgaaagaattgcTGTCACAGCCGGCCGTTCACGGCTCAGCCATTCGTTGGCTGGATCGTCAGAGGGGTGTGTTCAAAATTGAAGACAGCGTTCGGGTTGCCAAACTGTGGGGCAAGCGTAAAAACAGGCCGGCCATGAACTACGACAAGCTCAGCCGCTCCATCCGCCAATACTATCGTAAAGGCATCATGAAAAAGACGGAGCGATCACAGAGACTTGTCTACCAGTTTTGTCAGCCTTACGCTCTGTAA
- the LOC116921507 gene encoding ADP,ATP carrier protein 1: MSGKTADPLSFAKDFIAGGVSAAVSKTAVAPIERVKLLLQVQHASKQITADKQYKGIVDAFVRIPKEQGIGAFWRGNLANVIRYFPTQALNFAFKDVYKNIFMKGVDKKTQFWKWFAANLASGGAAGATSLCFVYPLDFARTRLGADVGKGAAEREYTGLVNCLSKTFKSDGLVGLYRGFNVSVQGIIIYRAAYFGLYDSASGMLPDPKKTPLLIKWMIAQVVTTASGIVSYPFDTVRRRMMMQSGRAKSDIMYKNTIDCWAKIYKAEGGKAFFKGALSNVLRGTGGALVLVFYDELKTLIG, from the exons ATGTCTGGAAAAACCGCTGATCCTCTGTCCTTTGCCAAGGATTTCATCGCTGGTGGTGTTTCTGCCGCAGTTTCTAAGACGGCCGTCGCCCCAATTGAACGAGTCAAGCTGCTCCTCCAGGTTCAACATGCGTCGAAACAGATCACGGCCGACAAGCAGTACAAGG GTATTGTGGATGCATTTGTCCGCATTCCCAAGGAACAGGGCATTGGAGCCTTTTGGCGTGGTAACCTTGCCAATGTTATCCGTTACTTCCCCACACAGGCCCTTAACTTTGCCTTCAAGGATGTCTACAAGAACATCTTCATGAAGGGAGTTGACAAGAAAACACAGTTCTGGAAGTGGTTTGCTGCCAATCTTGCATCTGGTGGTGCCGCTGGAGCTACCTCCCTTTGCTTTGTCTACCCATTGGACTTTGCCCGTACCAG GTTGGGTGCCGATGTCGGCAAAGGAGCTGCCGAGCGCGAGTACACTGGTTTGGTTAACTGCCTATCCAAGACCTTCAAATCTGATGGTCTTGTTGGTTTGTACCGTGGATTCAACGTCTCCGTGCAGGGCATCATCATCTACCGCGCTGCCTACTTCGGTCTTTATGATTCTGCCAGCGGCATGTTGCCTGACCCCAAGAAGACCCCACTCTTAATCAAATGGATGATCGCCCAGGTTGTGACCACTGCTTCTGGTATTGTCTCCTACCCATTCGACACTGTCCGTCGTCGTATGATGATGCAGTCTGGTCGCGCTAAGAGCGATATCATGTACAAGAACACCATTGACTGCTGGGCCAAGATCTACAAAGCTGAGGGCGGCAAAGCTTTCTTCAAGGGAGCTCTTTCCAACGTTCTCCGAGGCACTGGTGGTGCTCTTGTCCTCGTCTTCTACGATGAACTCAAGACCTTGATTGGTTAA